In the genome of Flavobacteriales bacterium, the window TATCCCCGAAACATGCAAGATCACCAGAAAATAGAAATTTCGGTGTTTCCACTGTATCTATTTGTGCATATATTGAATCATTAAGAAATTGAGAGAAGCCAGAGCAAGAAATGATCTCACATTTGTAGTAACCTGATTTTTCTGGAAAAAAAGAGCTAGTACTATTAACTAATTCATTGTTTAAGTACCAATTTATTGAGGCTTGAAATTCAGGGGTGGAATTTACTAAGTTAAAAGACTGATAACCACCTCGACACTTGGTTAACGTATCGGAGGAAGCAAACGAAATATTAGGAATATTGCTCCATAGAATAGTTGTAGAAATGGTGTCAGTAGCATGACAATCACTGTAGACTTTCTTATAGACCCCTGGTTGAGTTGCATAAGTAAAAACATTGGTTTCATCTGTTAAAATTGTATCATTTCTAATCCATTGATAGTTATAATCATCATTATACATTCCGTTTAGCTGGATAGAATCTCCAGTGCACATGTAGTGTAAGGTATCCCATTGGGAAATGGGAGAAATGGAGTTTCTTGTCCAGCCAGAGATAGAGTATTTATAAAGTCCGCTATCTGTTGCGCACCATAAAGTTGTAGAACAGGTAGATGTCACAATATCATTTATACTTAAATTATTTGTAATTGCAAGTAATGAGAAGTTGTCTAATGAATTGCGTGAAACACTATCGGCATAAAATAATCCATTGTCTGTGCCAGCGAATAGATATTTTTCTTCATTGGAATATAATGTATTGTCACTAGGAAAGAATGAAAGAGAAGTAACATTGTGTCCTTCTAAACTAGATGTAAACGCGCAAGAATTAAAATAAATATTTCTTTTATGAAGGCCATTGTTTGTTGCAGAAAGTGCTACCGCAGAATACGTAGATGTTGTAGAATATGGTAATAATTTACAGGTATTTATTTTAATAGAAAGGCTATCGTCGTACATTTTTCCTAGCCAACCACTACCATAATAATATTGCCCTCTTGCCATTACGGATGAGTTTGAAATTTGACAGATGTCATTGTTGTAATTTGAAAACCCAAATAACATGCCTGAAGAATAATTACCATAAATTTCAAAATCTCCTCCATCTGGGAGTTGACTATTTCTTGTGAAGCTGACTAAATCATTGCTCTCTAATATTGTATCAGGAGATGTTATAACGAGAGTCGAATATGGAATATTAGAAAGAGAGACTGAGTTGATGTGAGGATGTAAAATTCCGTTTGGCTCATTTAACTGTATAATAGTATCGTTTTGTATTTTCAGTAAGTAATTATTTTTTGTGCCCAGGAATGCGAGAGTATCCGAAATTATTGTACAGGATGTAAGGGTGTCTCCTCCCCAATAAGACAGGTTGGGTTGCAATGAAATAATGTCATCATTTTCATTAATAATAAAAGCTTCATTTTGATTAATCCCGGTAATTACAATTACCTCACCTAGCTCCGTTACACGAACTTTATAAATGTTAGTGTCTGGAAAATAGATATTTTCGAGAGTAAGGTTTAATTGTGCGAAACTTATTTGTGCTACTGTTAGCATTATTGTAGTTACAATCCAACGAATAGACACCATGTGGGAAGTAATATTAAAATTTAAGGCCATATCCAATAGTAATGGTTGCCATCTTGGTTTTAAAATTATTTCCATCCATCATAGTTACAGAATATACATCATTTAAAGACTTATTGTATCTAACGATTAAGTAGCCAGGGATGTCTTTTTGGGAAACAAAGTGTAAAGAAGCTTCAAGTAAGAAATTGGTAATCTTTTTTGTGGCATAATTGAATTTAGAAATTGTGAAATTATTACTTACATCCACCCATGGGCCACCTGCAGAGCGAGAACTTACGCTATTATACCTCACTGATGACCCAGTATTGATTCCGAAAGAAACTCCGCTACTTATATGTAGGAAGCTAGTAGCGGAACGGCCCATTATTAATCTGGATAAATTGATATCTAACAAAAAGGGTAGCTCTACATACTCCAGCCTAAAGTTTCTTATTAAGTCGTATTCAATTTTTTCTCCTTCCATAGTTTGAACAGTTAGAGCGTGTTTTTTATAACCTCCTCCTTTTGAGTTATAGCCTAACCCAGTTTCAACCCCGAGCGATTTAGAAATGTTATATTTTATTCTCCATCCCAAAGTGATACCTGTTCTAGTTTTCTTTTGAAACGTATCAGAATAATTTCCAATATTATTTTTGAAATGAGAAAATGAAAACCCTGCATAAGGTGTATGTGTTATCTTATCATCATTTGCGCTAGCCATGATAAGCTGTGAGCTGGTAATAAG includes:
- a CDS encoding T9SS type A sorting domain-containing protein: MEIILKPRWQPLLLDMALNFNITSHMVSIRWIVTTIMLTVAQISFAQLNLTLENIYFPDTNIYKVRVTELGEVIVITGINQNEAFIINENDDIISLQPNLSYWGGDTLTSCTIISDTLAFLGTKNNYLLKIQNDTIIQLNEPNGILHPHINSVSLSNIPYSTLVITSPDTILESNDLVSFTRNSQLPDGGDFEIYGNYSSGMLFGFSNYNNDICQISNSSVMARGQYYYGSGWLGKMYDDSLSIKINTCKLLPYSTTSTYSAVALSATNNGLHKRNIYFNSCAFTSSLEGHNVTSLSFFPSDNTLYSNEEKYLFAGTDNGLFYADSVSRNSLDNFSLLAITNNLSINDIVTSTCSTTLWCATDSGLYKYSISGWTRNSISPISQWDTLHYMCTGDSIQLNGMYNDDYNYQWIRNDTILTDETNVFTYATQPGVYKKVYSDCHATDTISTTILWSNIPNISFASSDTLTKCRGGYQSFNLVNSTPEFQASINWYLNNELVNSTSSFFPEKSGYYKCEIISCSGFSQFLNDSIYAQIDTVETPKFLFSGDLACFGDTIFLEDTENTVNIDWSYSYPQVGNFPFLVVKTLSYNNIPKKVTYQNDLGCSAFSNTPIFEISEVPEYTTTSRYDSYCYGDSMLAYVYNLGSNSFIWKDGYAEDRRYLKDSIPVYFEVSNESCTLKSYFSMNFSNGEKLLLNEFDTIVRPGQETLISIASGYDDIMWQQVDGGYPDKPNTNKDYYFIEIAEGTYPINIYIEDGKCEYNYEIEIRVTDSQEDRLTLYPNPIINSILYIRLIDASINLDLNIYDLNGNLVFTDQQTENIKSEFYQFNLSSLSSGMYYVNVISDHLSETIKVVLLNQDPYEK
- a CDS encoding outer membrane beta-barrel protein, translating into MKILVIGFLLITSSQLIMASANDDKITHTPYAGFSFSHFKNNIGNYSDTFQKKTRTGITLGWRIKYNISKSLGVETGLGYNSKGGGYKKHALTVQTMEGEKIEYDLIRNFRLEYVELPFLLDINLSRLIMGRSATSFLHISSGVSFGINTGSSVRYNSVSSRSAGGPWVDVSNNFTISKFNYATKKITNFLLEASLHFVSQKDIPGYLIVRYNKSLNDVYSVTMMDGNNFKTKMATITIGYGLKF